The Myxocyprinus asiaticus isolate MX2 ecotype Aquarium Trade chromosome 39, UBuf_Myxa_2, whole genome shotgun sequence genome window below encodes:
- the ckmb gene encoding creatine kinase, muscle b produces MTKNCHNDYKMKFPLEEEFPDLSQHNNHMAKVLTKDIYNKLRSKSTPSGFTLDDCIQTGVDNPGHPFIMTVGCVAGDEESYEVFKELFDPIISDRHGGYKPTDKHATDLNWENLKGGDDLDPNYVLSSRVRTGRSIKGFTLPPHNSRGERRAVEKLSIEALNSLDGEFKGKYYPLKDMTDKEQEQLIADHFLFDKPVSPLLLAAGMARDWPDARGIWHNVNKTFLVWVNEEDHLRVISMQKGGNMKEVFKRFCVGLQKIEDVFKKHNHGFMWNEHLGFVLTCPSNLGTGLRGGVHVKLPKLSTHAKFEEILTRLRLQKRGTGGVDTASVGGVFDISNADRLGSSEVQQVQLVVDGVKLMVEMEKKLEKGESIDELIPAQK; encoded by the exons ATGACTAAGAACTGCCACAATGATTACAAGATGAAGTTCCCTCTGGAGGAGGAGTTCCCTGACCTCTCTCAGCACAACAACCACATGGCCAAGGTGCTGACTAAGGACATTTACAACAAACTCAGGAGCAAATCCACCCCTAGCGGATTCACCCTGGATGACTGCATCCAGACCGGTGTGGACAACCCTG GCCACCCCTTCATCATGACCGTCGGCTGTGTGGCTGGTGATGAGGAGTCCTACGAGGTCTTCAAGGAGTTGTTCGACCCCATCATTTCTGACCGTCATGGTGGCTACAAGCCCACTGACAAGCATGCAACTGATCTGAACTGGGAGAACCTGAAG GGTGGGGATGACCTTGACCCCAACTACGTGCTGAGCAGCCGTGTGCGTACTGGCCGCAGCATCAAGGGATTCACACTGCCCCCCCACAACAGCCGTGGTGAGCGTAGGGCTGTGGAGAAGCTTTCCATTGAGG CTCTAAACAGTCTGGATGGTGAGTTCAAGGGCAAGTACTACCCTCTCAAGGACATGACTGACAAGGAGCAGGAGCAGCTCATTGCTGACCATTTCCTCTTTGACAAGCCTGTTTCCCCACTGCTGTTGGCTGCTGGTATGGCCCGTGACTGGCCTGACGCAAGAGGCATCTGGCACAACGTCAACAAGACTTTCCTTGTCTGGGTGAACGAGGAGGATCACCTGCGTGTCATCTCCATGCAGAAGGGCGGAAACATGAAGGAGGTCTTCAAGAGGTTCTGTGTTGGCCTGCAGAAG ATTGAGGATGTCTTCAAGAAGCACAACCACGGTTTCATGTGGAATGAGCATCTCGGTTTCGTTCTTACCTGCCCCTCTAACTTGGGTACCGGCCTGCGTGGTGGTGTACACGTTAAGCTGCCCAAACTTAGCACACACGCGAAATTCGAGGAGATCCTGACCAGACTGCGTCTACAGAAGCGTGGCACAG GTGGTGTTGACACTGCCTCCGTCGGTGGTGTGTTTGACATCTCCAACGCTGATCGTCTGGGCTCCTCCGAGGTGCAGCAGGTGcaactggtggttgatggtgtgaaGCTCATGGTTGAAATGGAAAAGAAACTGGAGAAGGGCGAGTCCATCGATGAACTGATCCCTGCCCAGAAGTAA